The Acidobacteriota bacterium sequence AATCTGTTTGATAGCGAAATGCCGTGCTTGTTTCAACATCATCTCGTTTCAGCGATCGCCTACGGCGGAGTATTATGGGAAGAACGTATCAACTCTGTACCCATACCTTCATTCGTAAATATCTCAAGAAGCAACGCATGCTTGACTCGCCCATCAATCAAGTGGACTTTAGCCACACCGACATCGAGTGCTTTGGACGCCGAACGAATCTTGGGTATCATCCCATTTGTGATGATACCCTGGTCGATGAATCGATCAGCTTCAGACTGCAAGATAGTGTGAATGAGATGACCATCAAGCATTAAGCCTGCAACATCGCTCAGATAGACAAGCTTCTCGGCACGCAATGCCGCCGCGATACTTGCTGCTGCAACATCTGCATTGATGTTATATGCTTCGCATCCTTCATTTACTCCTATTGGCGCAATCACCGGCAACATGTTATTATTCAATAGAAAATCCAGAAAAGACGTATTGACCTCAACTACCTCACCCACATAGCCAAGATCGATTCCGTCCTCAACATATTTTGTAACACGTAGAAGATTTGCATCAATACCGGACAGACCCACCGCTTCACCACCATGTCGGTTGATCCGTGCCACAATATTTTTGTTCGTCTTGCCTGTAAGTACCATCTG is a genomic window containing:
- the argB gene encoding acetylglutamate kinase → MTSLPKTEVLVEALPYISQFEGKTFVIKYGGAAMIDEELKETFAQDVTFLKKTGIKVVLVHGGGKEVTELSEKLGLSTTFVRGYRYTDRETMKVAQMVLTGKTNKNIVARINRHGGEAVGLSGIDANLLRVTKYVEDGIDLGYVGEVVEVNTSFLDFLLNNNMLPVIAPIGVNEGCEAYNINADVAAASIAAALRAEKLVYLSDVAGLMLDGHLIHTILQSEADRFIDQGIITNGMIPKIRSASKALDVGVAKVHLIDGRVKHALLLEIFTNEGMGTELIRSSHNTPP